From the genome of Miscanthus floridulus cultivar M001 unplaced genomic scaffold, ASM1932011v1 os_2558_1_2, whole genome shotgun sequence, one region includes:
- the LOC136535132 gene encoding uncharacterized protein, whose translation MAPGVRASKRVRASQGSQVQPPESQTRSSKRLLVTARDGQNVEDPTNGHDETPPQRSYIDAEEGDGAGGQGNTAAEEFSGGGAQDSTGADEDNAAGEEDTEGKLMFLSPSQRAPRRPRPPTKGAQLDRMTKAMGRRMPIAVAEGKRRPHEPVQAAKFASEAGVIIRDKVPVLTHWKDYKRDDRYYKDFVGKLSGRLAINPEDKPTEEACTDMLRSRVRQMRYRLKNKYFNGKPANEIPTTSPVACMSDAEWRVLVAKWCNPKNMESCEKNKQNRSKVKYHQAMGSRSYVAHLHAYKKKKNNAEPSTEQNEELDLVEAFKTCHTSSKNGLSEPAREALSNMEALRAEPVAEGETAVSSVQVVSQVLSQNSSNHFLKSVGIKLVASSKSSSSNESELREELAAEAKAAVQGEIDDLKKRSEEAKEKLARTQKEMEEYKKLIEINTKAMEENNALLKRILAINNGSST comes from the exons ATGGCGCCAGGAGTTAGGGCTAGTAAGAGAGTGAGGGCATCTCAAGGATCACAGGTTCAGCCTCCTGAATCCCAAACAAGATCATCAAAAAGGCTTCTTGTTACGGCGAGAGATGGCCAGAATGTAGAGGATCCTACCAATGGTCATGATGAAACACCACCACAAAGGTCTTATATAGATGCAGAGGAAGGCGATggagctggtggtcagggcaaTACAGCTGCAGAGGAATTTAGTGGAGGTGGTGCTCAAGACAGTACAGGTGCTGATGAAGACAATGCAGCTGGAGAGGAAGACACTGAAGGAAAGTTGATGTTTCTTT CTCCTTCACAGCGAGCCCCAAGGAGACCTAGGCCACCCACCAAGGGAGCACAGCTGGACAGGATGActaaagctatgggaaggagaatGCCCATAGCTGTTGCTGAAGGGAAAAGAAGGCCTCATGAACCTGTTCAAGCAGCCAAGTTTGCATCTGAGGCTGGTGTCATCATTAGGGATAAGGTCCCTGTCCTAACTCATTGGAAAGATTACAAGAGAGATGATCGCTATTACAAAGACTTTGTGGGAAAGCTCTCT GGGCGCTTGGCCATTAACCCTGAAGACAAGCCAACAGAGGAAGCTTGCACTGATATGCTGCGCTCTAGGGTGCGGCAAATGCGTTATCGGCTGAAGAACAAATACTTCAATGGTAAACCTGCAAATGAGATTCCCACAACTTCTCCAGTTGCATGCATGTCTGATGCAGAGTGGAGGGTACTGGTTGCAAAGTGGTGTAATCCAAAAAACATG GAATCATGTGAAAAGAACAAGCAGAATCGCAGTAAAGTCAAGTATCATCAGGCTATGGGTTCTCGCAGCTATGTGGCACACTTACATGCATAT aaaaagaagaaaaacaatgcaGAACCAAGCACAGAACAAAATGAAGAACTTGATTTGGTGGAGGCCTTCAAGACCTGCCATACCAGCTCCAAAAATGGTCTCAGTGAACCAGCAAGAGAAGCACTT tcaaatatggaagctttgagggcagaacctgttgctgaaggTGAGACAGCAGTATCCAGTGTGCAGGTTGTGTCCCAGGTGCTCTCCCAGAACAGCTCAAACCATTTCCTCAAGAGTGTTGGCATCAAACTAGTGGcatcctccaaatcatcatcatcaaatgaaAGCGAGCTTCGGGAAGAACTAGCAGCTGAAGCTAAGGCTGCTGTACAAGGTGAAATCGACGATCTCAAgaagagaagtgaagaagctaaggaaaagctggcgaggacacaaaaggagatggaggagtacaagaagctgaTAGAGATAAACACcaaggcaatggaggagaacaatgcactgctcaagcgtatcttggccatcaacaatggTTCTTCGACATGA
- the LOC136535138 gene encoding uncharacterized protein isoform X1, which translates to MSLFGATRSSRSTAALGDQQESSLPINETNDSSDQTWTLYFTCEGLPGGQESSTIRITRADLTLSNLLAMKLQLGYRVRDYLYYKRRCGNAATLHEIEEEVNADAMIACNEEERQVRLLLSKEQKIDQNVNITPLKVLGRRPIREENIDEDEESIDAYKEWLHVMHKENRFMDLKDIDRDDTTKTYKEWLRVQGQLNDIMAYVDSNHHTDVVLSSEDSNPTPPVNRPSHARRFIPQGEGTNSKKRKPRGNLKGWTATNKRTREASQKLSIQFSRLGGPVGSNKRIFVDEITLFTRKRAPLIGVRTWRDIHVDVKIAIANDVLAKWDLEDNEANRIKIWTVANDRYKGWRSTFSATYKAYTTYEERMRHRPEELDIVEWHYLVSYFGTEEFQRISNKNSQNRHNRQIHHVTGSKGFSQLSYEKRDQLTGEEPNDMELFMMTHQQNGQWTSEESREVYDNATRKIMELESRPDANVVSDLEQNQIFQSTYKETRKIKSNKMHANGYLARYPTRKELLSEDYQRKLQQEEALIESFGRLQDRLEAQEVEREAERQEHRRQLEQMNKEREADREALRQAMLMLQAAQQQASVQKASTIVEPTENVAAAATIEGTQNVTTTMGEHMMHSQQVT; encoded by the exons ATGTCCCTTTTTGGGGCAACACGTTCATCCAGGTCGACAGCAGCACTTGGTGATCAACAAGAGAGCTCCCTGCCAATCAATGAGACCAATGATAG CTCGGATCAAACATGGACTCTCTATTTCACTTGCGAGGGATTGCCGGGGGGGCAAGAGTCTTCTACTATTAGAATCACTAGGGCTGATCTCACCCTGAGTAACTTGCTTGCAATGAAATTACAATTGGGGTATAGGGTAAGGGACTATTTGTACTACAAGAGGAGATGTGGTAATGCAGCAACATTACACGAAATCGAAGAAGAAGTCAATGCAGATGCTATGATAGCATGTAATGAGGAGGAAAGACAGGTCAGACTATTGCTGTCCAAGGAACAAAAAATAGACCAGAATGTGAacataacacccttgaaagtactTGGAAGGAGACCCATTAGGGAAGAGAatatagatgaagatgaggagtCAATTGATGCTTACAAGGAATGGTTGCACGTCATGCATAAGGAAAACCGATTCATGG ATTTGAAAGATATCGACAGGGATGACACCACCAAAACTTACAAAGAATGGTTAAGGGTGCAAGGACAACTGAATGATATTA TGGCATATGTGGACAGTAATCATCATACAGATGTAGTACTTTCAAGTGAAGATAGCAACCCCACACCGCCAGTAAATAGACCATCTCATGCTCGGCGTTTCATTCCACAGGGAGAGGGAACTA ACTCCAAAAAGAGGAAGCCAAGAGGTAACTTGAAAGGATGGACAGCAACAAACAAGAGAACTAGGGAGGCGTCTCAGAAGCTTAGCATCCAGTTCTCTAGGCTTGGAGGACCTGTAGGTTCAAACAAACGAATATTTGTTGATGAAATAACACTGTTCACGAGGAAAAGAGCACCTCTCATCGGAGTAAGAACATGGAGAGATATCCATGTGGATGTCAAAATTGCAATAGCAAACGATGTGCTG GCTAAGTGGGACCTTGAGGATAACGAGGCGAACAGAATCAAGATATGGACGGTGGCTAATGACCGTTACAAAGGATGGCGATCTACATTTAGTGCTACCTACAAGGCGTACACCACCTATGAAGAGAGAATGAGACATAGGCCAGAAGAATTAGACATTGTTGAGTGGCACTATCTGGTGTCGTATTTTGGCACCGAAGAATTCCAG AGGATTAGCAATAAGAATTCTCAGAATCGGCACAATCGACAGATACACCATGTTACAGGATCAAAGGGTTTTTCTCAATTGAGCTATGAGAAG AGGGACCAACTAACTGGTGAAGAGCCAAATGATATGGAGCTTTTTATGATGACCCACCAACAAAATGGACAATGGACAAGCGAGGAATCTAGGGAAGTCTAT GACAATGCAACCAGGAAGATTATGGAGCTGGAGTCAAGGCCTGACGCAAATGTCGTCTCAGACTTGGAGCAGAACCAGATTTTCCAATCAACCTACAAGGAAACGAGAAAAATCAAATCAAACAAGATGCATGCTAATGGTTACCTTGCAAGGTACCCAACTAGAAAGGAGCTACTATCGGAGGACTACCAGCGCAAACTGCAACAGGAGGAAGCCCTCATTGAATCGTTTGGACGGCTGCAAGATAGACTAGAAGCTCAAGAAGTTGAAAGGGAAGCCGAGAGGCAAGAACATAGGCGTCAGCTTGAACAGATGAACAAGGAAAGGGAGGCTGATAGAGAAGCACTTAGGCAAGCTATGTTAATGTTGCAAGCAGCCCAACAGCAAGCTTCAGTACAAAAG GCTAGCACAATTGTGGAGCCAACTGaaaatgttgctgctgctgcaacaaTTGAGGGGACACAAAATGTAACAACTACAATGGGAGAACACATGATGCATAGTCAGCAG GTTACCTAA
- the LOC136535138 gene encoding uncharacterized protein isoform X2, with protein sequence MSLFGATRSSRSTAALGDQQESSLPINETNDSSDQTWTLYFTCEGLPGGQESSTIRITRADLTLSNLLAMKLQLGYRVRDYLYYKRRCGNAATLHEIEEEVNADAMIACNEEERQVRLLLSKEQKIDQNVNITPLKVLGRRPIREENIDEDEESIDAYKEWLHVMHKENRFMDLKDIDRDDTTKTYKEWLRVQGQLNDIMAYVDSNHHTDVVLSSEDSNPTPPVNRPSHARRFIPQGEGTNSKKRKPRGNLKGWTATNKRTREASQKLSIQFSRLGGPVGSNKRIFVDEITLFTRKRAPLIGVRTWRDIHVDVKIAIANDVLAKWDLEDNEANRIKIWTVANDRYKGWRSTFSATYKAYTTYEERMRHRPEELDIVEWHYLVSYFGTEEFQRDQLTGEEPNDMELFMMTHQQNGQWTSEESREVYDNATRKIMELESRPDANVVSDLEQNQIFQSTYKETRKIKSNKMHANGYLARYPTRKELLSEDYQRKLQQEEALIESFGRLQDRLEAQEVEREAERQEHRRQLEQMNKEREADREALRQAMLMLQAAQQQASVQKASTIVEPTENVAAAATIEGTQNVTTTMGEHMMHSQQVT encoded by the exons ATGTCCCTTTTTGGGGCAACACGTTCATCCAGGTCGACAGCAGCACTTGGTGATCAACAAGAGAGCTCCCTGCCAATCAATGAGACCAATGATAG CTCGGATCAAACATGGACTCTCTATTTCACTTGCGAGGGATTGCCGGGGGGGCAAGAGTCTTCTACTATTAGAATCACTAGGGCTGATCTCACCCTGAGTAACTTGCTTGCAATGAAATTACAATTGGGGTATAGGGTAAGGGACTATTTGTACTACAAGAGGAGATGTGGTAATGCAGCAACATTACACGAAATCGAAGAAGAAGTCAATGCAGATGCTATGATAGCATGTAATGAGGAGGAAAGACAGGTCAGACTATTGCTGTCCAAGGAACAAAAAATAGACCAGAATGTGAacataacacccttgaaagtactTGGAAGGAGACCCATTAGGGAAGAGAatatagatgaagatgaggagtCAATTGATGCTTACAAGGAATGGTTGCACGTCATGCATAAGGAAAACCGATTCATGG ATTTGAAAGATATCGACAGGGATGACACCACCAAAACTTACAAAGAATGGTTAAGGGTGCAAGGACAACTGAATGATATTA TGGCATATGTGGACAGTAATCATCATACAGATGTAGTACTTTCAAGTGAAGATAGCAACCCCACACCGCCAGTAAATAGACCATCTCATGCTCGGCGTTTCATTCCACAGGGAGAGGGAACTA ACTCCAAAAAGAGGAAGCCAAGAGGTAACTTGAAAGGATGGACAGCAACAAACAAGAGAACTAGGGAGGCGTCTCAGAAGCTTAGCATCCAGTTCTCTAGGCTTGGAGGACCTGTAGGTTCAAACAAACGAATATTTGTTGATGAAATAACACTGTTCACGAGGAAAAGAGCACCTCTCATCGGAGTAAGAACATGGAGAGATATCCATGTGGATGTCAAAATTGCAATAGCAAACGATGTGCTG GCTAAGTGGGACCTTGAGGATAACGAGGCGAACAGAATCAAGATATGGACGGTGGCTAATGACCGTTACAAAGGATGGCGATCTACATTTAGTGCTACCTACAAGGCGTACACCACCTATGAAGAGAGAATGAGACATAGGCCAGAAGAATTAGACATTGTTGAGTGGCACTATCTGGTGTCGTATTTTGGCACCGAAGAATTCCAG AGGGACCAACTAACTGGTGAAGAGCCAAATGATATGGAGCTTTTTATGATGACCCACCAACAAAATGGACAATGGACAAGCGAGGAATCTAGGGAAGTCTAT GACAATGCAACCAGGAAGATTATGGAGCTGGAGTCAAGGCCTGACGCAAATGTCGTCTCAGACTTGGAGCAGAACCAGATTTTCCAATCAACCTACAAGGAAACGAGAAAAATCAAATCAAACAAGATGCATGCTAATGGTTACCTTGCAAGGTACCCAACTAGAAAGGAGCTACTATCGGAGGACTACCAGCGCAAACTGCAACAGGAGGAAGCCCTCATTGAATCGTTTGGACGGCTGCAAGATAGACTAGAAGCTCAAGAAGTTGAAAGGGAAGCCGAGAGGCAAGAACATAGGCGTCAGCTTGAACAGATGAACAAGGAAAGGGAGGCTGATAGAGAAGCACTTAGGCAAGCTATGTTAATGTTGCAAGCAGCCCAACAGCAAGCTTCAGTACAAAAG GCTAGCACAATTGTGGAGCCAACTGaaaatgttgctgctgctgcaacaaTTGAGGGGACACAAAATGTAACAACTACAATGGGAGAACACATGATGCATAGTCAGCAG GTTACCTAA